The following are from one region of the Pectobacterium actinidiae genome:
- the endA gene encoding deoxyribonuclease I, whose product MLRKILAIAAVGASLFSTTALGQNINNFSQAKAAAAEINRDAPGSFYCGCKITWQGKKGTPDLESCGYQVRKNEQRASRIEWEHVVPAWQFGHQRQCWQDGGRKNCNSDPVYREMETDLHNLQPAIGEVNGDRGNAMYGQWNGGTSQYGQCEMKVDFKNNLAEPPARARGQIARTYFYMRDRYQLRLSSQQTQLFEAWDKQYPVTQWECTRNQRIAAKQGNPNPYVQQACQR is encoded by the coding sequence ATGCTACGCAAAATTCTCGCTATCGCCGCCGTTGGCGCGAGTCTGTTTTCGACTACCGCGCTGGGTCAAAACATCAATAATTTTTCGCAGGCAAAAGCCGCCGCTGCCGAGATTAATCGCGATGCGCCGGGTTCGTTCTACTGCGGCTGTAAGATTACGTGGCAGGGCAAGAAAGGCACGCCCGATCTTGAATCCTGTGGTTATCAGGTCAGGAAAAATGAACAGCGTGCCAGCCGCATCGAGTGGGAGCATGTTGTGCCCGCCTGGCAGTTCGGCCACCAGCGCCAGTGCTGGCAGGACGGCGGCAGAAAAAACTGTAACAGCGACCCCGTCTACCGTGAGATGGAAACCGATTTGCATAACTTGCAGCCTGCTATCGGCGAAGTAAACGGCGATCGCGGCAATGCAATGTATGGACAATGGAACGGGGGAACATCCCAGTATGGTCAATGCGAGATGAAGGTCGATTTCAAAAATAATCTGGCAGAACCGCCTGCTCGCGCTCGCGGCCAAATCGCTCGTACCTATTTCTACATGCGCGACCGCTATCAGTTACGTCTTTCCAGCCAGCAAACCCAGTTGTTCGAAGCCTGGGATAAGCAATACCCAGTCACTCAGTGGGAATGTACCCGCAATCAGCGCATTGCCGCAAAACAGGGAAACCCGAATCCCTACGTTCAACAAGCTTGCCAGCGCTAG
- the rsmE gene encoding 16S rRNA (uracil(1498)-N(3))-methyltransferase, translating into MRVPRIFHPETLPLNGGEAELSDDAANHVGRVLRMTTGQSLQLFDGSNHVFDAEIIAAGKKSVRVRFTAGKLEDKESPLHLHLGQVMSRGEKMEFTIQKSIELGVNVITPLLSERCGVKLDAERMEKKISQWQKIAVAACEQSGRNRVPLVRPAMTLEAWCAEQDNALKLNLHPRATQSINTLPLPVDRVRLLIGPEGGLTASEITMTSEHGFTDILLGPRVLRTETTALTAMTALQVRFGDLG; encoded by the coding sequence ATGCGAGTACCACGCATTTTTCATCCCGAAACGCTCCCCCTTAACGGCGGTGAAGCCGAGCTGAGTGACGATGCCGCCAATCATGTTGGTCGCGTGTTACGCATGACTACGGGTCAGTCATTGCAGCTGTTTGATGGCAGCAATCATGTCTTTGATGCAGAAATCATCGCAGCTGGCAAAAAGAGTGTGCGTGTTCGCTTCACAGCAGGTAAGTTGGAAGATAAAGAATCGCCCCTACATTTACATCTGGGACAGGTGATGTCGCGCGGCGAGAAGATGGAATTTACCATTCAGAAATCCATCGAGCTGGGTGTCAATGTGATTACACCTCTGCTTTCTGAGCGCTGTGGCGTCAAGCTGGATGCCGAGCGTATGGAGAAAAAAATTAGCCAGTGGCAGAAAATTGCGGTTGCCGCCTGTGAACAGTCCGGCCGCAACCGTGTGCCGCTGGTGCGACCAGCGATGACGCTGGAAGCCTGGTGTGCAGAGCAAGACAATGCACTGAAATTAAATCTGCACCCACGCGCGACACAGAGTATCAATACGCTGCCACTGCCGGTAGATCGGGTCAGGCTACTGATCGGCCCGGAGGGCGGGCTCACCGCGAGCGAAATTACCATGACCTCAGAACACGGATTCACTGATATCCTGTTGGGGCCACGCGTCTTGCGCACAGAAACCACTGCACTCACCGCCATGACCGCCTTACAGGTACGTTTCGGCGATTTGGGGTAA
- a CDS encoding helix-turn-helix transcriptional regulator: protein MLSIKPVNRFTLQQGKKKCIFIIDGSSEGFEEYFESIRTHFYNMASSFVIINNSPNHPPVCIDEKTILISKSAAIDSFYKLLDFVHLHDRRLFSPVRLSKSEYAVFQYWCAGYTAEAIADLIGLNKKSVLNSKSRLLNKYGVQDKNSLLLIAKIIFKDSVIEEFDSLSKPATDINTSHSLN, encoded by the coding sequence ATGCTCTCTATAAAACCCGTCAACAGGTTTACGCTACAGCAAGGAAAGAAGAAATGTATTTTCATCATTGACGGTAGCAGCGAGGGCTTTGAGGAATACTTTGAGTCGATAAGAACTCATTTTTATAATATGGCGTCATCGTTCGTTATCATCAATAATTCTCCCAATCACCCCCCCGTGTGCATTGACGAAAAAACGATTCTTATTTCCAAGTCAGCAGCCATCGATTCTTTTTATAAATTACTCGACTTTGTTCACCTCCACGATCGCCGTTTATTCAGTCCCGTTAGACTGTCAAAATCTGAATATGCGGTATTCCAGTATTGGTGTGCGGGCTACACAGCGGAAGCGATTGCCGATCTCATCGGATTAAATAAGAAGTCAGTACTGAACAGTAAATCACGATTACTGAATAAATATGGCGTTCAGGATAAAAACTCTTTACTGCTTATTGCAAAAATTATCTTCAAAGACAGCGTCATTGAAGAATTTGATTCCCTTTCCAAACCAGCAACCGATATCAATACAAGTCATTCGCTTAACTAA
- a CDS encoding SprT family zinc-dependent metalloprotease yields the protein MSTPRIPIASHQAVMRCLRDKLQQANLTLQTNYTEPTVNYQQRGSTAGTAWLQHWEIRLNPVLLQENQQAFIDEVVPHELAHLLVYARFGRVAPHGKEWRWMMENVLRVPAKRTHRFAVQSVQGKTFTYLCDCQRHELTIRRHNRVLRGETEYRCRRCGKTLRHDVKSSI from the coding sequence ATGAGCACACCCCGAATCCCCATTGCCAGCCATCAGGCTGTGATGCGCTGCCTCCGTGATAAATTGCAGCAGGCTAACCTCACTTTGCAAACGAACTACACCGAGCCAACAGTCAATTACCAGCAACGCGGTTCAACCGCCGGAACGGCCTGGCTGCAACACTGGGAAATTCGGCTGAATCCCGTCTTGTTGCAGGAAAATCAGCAGGCCTTTATCGATGAAGTCGTCCCCCATGAGCTGGCTCACTTGCTAGTCTACGCCCGCTTTGGCCGTGTCGCACCGCATGGTAAAGAGTGGCGCTGGATGATGGAAAACGTCCTGCGCGTCCCCGCAAAACGCACGCATCGGTTTGCGGTGCAATCCGTGCAGGGGAAAACCTTCACCTACCTGTGCGATTGCCAACGACATGAGCTGACGATCCGTCGGCACAATCGGGTGCTGCGCGGCGAAACAGAATATCGCTGTCGTCGCTGCGGTAAAACCTTACGTCATGATGTAAAAAGTTCTATTTAA
- the speA gene encoding biosynthetic arginine decarboxylase has product MSDDMIQHGSSATGKHENLRSMQEVAMNDRNASEMLRTYNIAWWGNNYYDVNELGHISVCPDPDVPEARVDLAKLVKDMQKDNHQRLPALFCFPQILQHRLRSINAAFKQARESFGYEGGYFLVYPIKVNQHRRVIESLANSGEPLGLEAGSKAELMAVLGHAGMTRTVIVCNGYKDREYIRLALIGEKLGHKVYLVIEKMSEIRLVLEEAERLNVVPRLGVRARLASQGSGKWQSSGGEKSKFGLAAIQVLQLVEMLREAGRLDSLQLLHFHLGSQLANIRDIATGVRESARFYVELHKLGVNIQCFDVGGGLGVDYEGTRSQSDCSVNYGLNEYANNVIWGIGDACNEHGLPHPTVITESGRAVTAHHTVLVSNIIGVERNEFSEPTEPEEDAPRALESLWSTWKEIKQPGKRRSLREWLHDSQMDLHDVHTQYTHGMLDLTQRAKAEQLYLSICQMIQEQLDPSNRAHRPVIDELQERMADKLYVNFSLFQSMPDAWGIDQLFPVMPLEGLNKPPERRAVVLDITCDSDGTIDHYVDGDGIATTMPMPPYDPENPPLLGFFMVGAYQEILGNMHNLFGDTSTVDVFVFQDGTVEIEESDEGNTVADMLEYVQLDPKVLMTRFRDQVKETDLDTELQAQFLEEFESGLYGYTYLEDEE; this is encoded by the coding sequence ATGTCTGACGACATGATTCAGCACGGCTCGTCAGCGACGGGTAAACATGAAAATTTGCGCTCTATGCAGGAGGTTGCCATGAATGACCGTAATGCCAGCGAAATGCTTCGTACTTACAATATTGCCTGGTGGGGCAATAATTACTATGACGTCAATGAACTCGGCCACATTAGCGTGTGCCCGGATCCTGACGTACCAGAAGCTCGCGTCGATCTGGCCAAATTGGTCAAAGATATGCAGAAAGATAACCATCAGCGCCTTCCTGCGCTGTTCTGCTTTCCGCAAATCCTTCAGCATCGCCTGCGTTCTATTAACGCTGCGTTTAAACAGGCTCGCGAATCGTTTGGCTACGAAGGCGGGTATTTTCTGGTTTATCCGATCAAGGTTAACCAGCATCGCCGCGTCATTGAGTCACTGGCTAATTCCGGTGAGCCGCTGGGTTTGGAAGCCGGTTCAAAAGCAGAGCTGATGGCGGTACTCGGTCACGCGGGCATGACCCGTACGGTGATTGTGTGTAACGGCTACAAAGACCGTGAATATATTCGTCTGGCACTCATCGGTGAAAAGCTGGGTCACAAGGTTTATCTGGTCATCGAGAAGATGTCCGAAATTCGGCTGGTGCTGGAAGAAGCAGAGCGCTTGAATGTGGTGCCGCGCCTTGGCGTCCGCGCGCGTCTGGCTTCTCAGGGATCGGGCAAGTGGCAATCCAGCGGCGGCGAAAAATCCAAGTTTGGTCTGGCGGCGATTCAGGTGCTGCAACTGGTTGAAATGCTGCGTGAAGCGGGGCGGTTGGATAGCCTGCAACTGCTGCATTTCCATCTGGGATCGCAGTTGGCGAACATCCGTGATATTGCGACGGGCGTGCGTGAGTCCGCGCGCTTCTATGTTGAACTGCATAAGCTGGGTGTGAATATCCAGTGCTTCGACGTCGGTGGCGGTTTGGGTGTGGATTATGAAGGCACGCGCTCTCAGTCCGATTGTTCAGTGAACTATGGCCTGAACGAATATGCCAACAACGTGATTTGGGGCATCGGCGATGCCTGTAACGAACACGGGTTGCCGCATCCGACGGTCATCACCGAATCTGGCCGTGCGGTAACCGCGCACCATACCGTATTGGTTTCCAATATTATCGGGGTTGAGCGCAACGAATTCAGCGAACCCACAGAGCCAGAAGAAGACGCTCCGCGTGCGCTGGAGAGCCTGTGGTCAACCTGGAAAGAAATCAAACAGCCGGGGAAACGCCGTTCGCTGCGTGAATGGTTGCACGACAGCCAGATGGATTTGCACGATGTGCATACCCAATACACGCACGGCATGTTGGATCTGACGCAGCGCGCGAAAGCAGAGCAGCTTTATCTGAGCATCTGTCAGATGATTCAGGAGCAGTTGGATCCGAGCAACCGTGCGCACCGGCCGGTGATTGATGAATTACAGGAGCGGATGGCTGACAAGCTGTATGTCAACTTCTCGCTGTTCCAATCCATGCCGGATGCATGGGGGATCGATCAACTGTTCCCGGTCATGCCCCTGGAAGGGCTAAACAAGCCGCCTGAGCGCCGTGCTGTCGTGCTTGACATCACCTGTGATTCCGACGGTACGATCGATCATTATGTCGATGGTGACGGGATTGCGACGACGATGCCAATGCCGCCTTACGATCCAGAAAATCCTCCGCTGCTGGGCTTCTTTATGGTCGGTGCCTATCAGGAAATCTTGGGGAATATGCATAACCTGTTCGGCGATACGTCGACCGTTGATGTGTTTGTCTTCCAGGATGGTACCGTTGAGATTGAAGAGTCTGACGAAGGGAATACGGTTGCCGACATGCTGGAATATGTGCAGCTTGACCCCAAAGTGCTGATGACCCGTTTCCGCGATCAGGTGAAAGAAACCGATCTGGATACGGAACTTCAGGCACAGTTCCTGGAGGAGTTTGAAAGCGGACTGTACGGTTACACTTATTTGGAAGATGAAGAATAA
- the metK gene encoding methionine adenosyltransferase gives MAKHLFTSESVSEGHPDKIADQISDAVLDAILEQDPKARVACETYVKTGMVLVGGEITTSAWVDIEEITRRTVRDIGYVNSEMGFDANSCAVLSAIGKQSPDINQGVDRRDPLEQGAGDQGLMFGYATNETDVLMPAPVTYAHRLVQRQSEVRKSGSLPWLRPDAKSQVTFLYDDGKIAGIDAVVLSTQHSEEISQKDLHEAVMEEIIKPVLPAEWLSANTKYFINPTGRFVIGGPMGDCGLTGRKIIVDTYGGAARHGGGAFSGKDPSKVDRSAAYAARYVAKNIVAAGLADRCEIQVSYAIGVAEPTSIMIETFGTEKVPTEQLTLLVREFFDLRPYGLIQMLDLLHPIYQETAAYGHFGREHFPWEKTDKAAQLREAAGL, from the coding sequence ATGGCTAAACACCTTTTTACGTCCGAGTCAGTCTCTGAAGGACATCCTGATAAAATTGCTGACCAGATTTCTGATGCGGTTCTCGACGCCATTCTGGAGCAAGATCCAAAAGCGCGTGTCGCTTGTGAGACTTATGTAAAGACCGGCATGGTGTTAGTCGGTGGTGAAATTACCACCAGCGCCTGGGTCGATATTGAAGAAATTACCCGCCGTACCGTGCGTGATATCGGTTATGTCAATTCAGAAATGGGCTTTGATGCCAACTCTTGCGCCGTACTGAGCGCGATTGGCAAGCAGTCACCTGACATCAATCAGGGCGTTGACCGCCGCGATCCGCTGGAACAAGGCGCAGGCGATCAGGGTCTGATGTTCGGCTACGCAACCAACGAAACCGACGTCCTGATGCCTGCTCCTGTGACTTATGCACACCGTTTGGTTCAGCGTCAGTCAGAAGTGCGTAAGAGTGGTTCGCTGCCGTGGCTGCGCCCAGATGCGAAAAGCCAGGTTACATTCCTGTACGACGATGGCAAGATTGCCGGCATTGATGCCGTGGTGCTCTCTACCCAGCATTCAGAAGAGATCAGCCAGAAAGATCTGCATGAAGCGGTGATGGAAGAGATCATCAAGCCAGTTCTGCCAGCAGAGTGGCTGTCTGCCAACACTAAATATTTCATCAACCCAACCGGACGCTTTGTTATCGGCGGCCCAATGGGTGACTGCGGCCTGACGGGTCGTAAAATCATCGTTGATACCTATGGCGGTGCAGCACGTCACGGTGGCGGTGCGTTCTCCGGTAAAGATCCGTCTAAAGTAGACCGTTCTGCTGCCTATGCTGCACGCTATGTCGCCAAGAATATCGTCGCGGCTGGCCTGGCTGACCGCTGCGAGATTCAGGTGTCCTACGCTATCGGCGTAGCGGAACCCACCTCTATCATGATCGAAACCTTCGGCACAGAGAAAGTGCCCACCGAGCAGTTGACGCTGCTGGTGCGTGAATTCTTCGATCTGCGCCCTTACGGCTTAATCCAGATGCTGGATCTGCTGCATCCGATTTATCAGGAAACAGCAGCCTATGGTCACTTTGGCCGCGAACATTTCCCGTGGGAAAAAACCGACAAAGCCGCACAGCTGCGCGAGGCTGCGGGTCTGTAA